In one window of Arachis ipaensis cultivar K30076 chromosome B06, Araip1.1, whole genome shotgun sequence DNA:
- the LOC107645828 gene encoding peptide-N(4)-(N-acetyl-beta-glucosaminyl)asparagine amidase isoform X1 translates to MVARKFQVLHNDSNYDLEYDTDDGFEVFQFQLFSLTFVPPDQQKIYVDEDDTLVATDSDLLAISDKLRLISIEDEPQPQPNTDQSLQSLSDEKLAKLLQEEEEALMLQQFMAHGDPQEFEHRIRPYVKQVLMYEDAVRQEAARKTVPMEELEEKALVSLAKEGNFNPSKIERDHAFLLQLLFWFKKSFSWVNAPACQDCGNTTAGQGMTAPDPSETRFGASRVELYRCTHCSQLTRFPRYNDPIKLVETRKGRCGEWANCFTHYCRSFGYESRLIVDLTDHVWTECFSHFLGRWMHLDPCEGIYDKPLLYEKGWNKKLNYVIAVAKDGTYDVTKRYTRKWHEVLSRRIMLTESSLSSILTVITKECRRGFAPQQLSMIEARDKEENQQIERSVHTEDDESLSLPGRRSGDEEWRKSRLEMGSDKDGILSTSACPVRLCIDEHVTRIYNGFRPVLRQFVEEELTKSEAVKVLGIIKGIILDICNSPFKTRRTSIDSVLKDPKWQKRLPSFDDLLEALSLKKQNTDGRVEICLAGNPVLTSLALPVVLNALDDMIYNLNKCDSYGKDSITLPLLKLNRIHSGSVIASAEELPFGIATSAFDGTWISKWEEPNGARGGWIMYKTSGNKMFELAAYEFMSANDAPERDPMDWVLEGSNDKGISWRVLDNHTSQFFEERFQRRTFLINSESFPANLFRFRFLAVRDVHSNSRLQLGSIDLYAKSM, encoded by the exons ATGGTCGCCCGCAAATTCCAGGTGCTCCACAATGATTCCAACTATGATCTTGAATACGATACGGATGATGGCTTCGAA GTTTTTCAATTCCAACTCTTCTCTCTCACTTTTGTTCCTCCCGACCAACAGAAG ATTTACGTTGATGAAGATGATACCCTAGTCGCCACTGACTCCGATCTCCTTGCCATTTCCGACAAACTCCGACTAATCTCCATCGAAGACGAACCTCAGCCCCAACCAAACACTGATCAATCATTGCAGTCTTTATCCGATGAGAAACTCGCTAAGCTCTTGCAG gaggaggaggaagctCTTATGTTGCAGCAGTTCATGGCTCATGGAGATCCTCAAGAATTTGAGCACCGAATACGCCCTTACGTTAAACAAGTTCTTATG TATGAGGATGCAGTGCGCCAGGAGGCTGCTCGGAAGACTGTTCCGATGGAAGAGCTTGAGGAGAAAGCCTTGGTCTCTTTGGCCAAG GAGGGTAATTTTAATCCTTCAAAAATAGAACGAGATCATGCTTTCCTGCTGCAGCTGCTTTTCTGGTTCAAGAAATCCTTCAG CTGGGTGAATGCACCAGCTTGTCAGGATTGTGGCAACACAACTGCGGGCCAGGGTATGACTGCTCCAGATCCTTCCGAAACTCGTTTTGGAGCTTCCCGGGTTGAACTTTACCG CTGCACTCATTGCTCCCAACTGACCCGATTTCCTCGGTACAATGATCCAATTAAG CTTGTGGAAACAAGAAAAGGTCGCTGTGGGGAATGGGCAAATTGCTTTACGCACTATTGTCGATCTTTTGGTTATGAGTCACGCTTG ATTGTGGACCTTACGGATCATGTTTGGACAGAGTGCTTCTCTCACTTTTTGGGAAG ATGGATGCATCTTGACCCATGTGAAGGAATCTATGACAAGCCATTGTTATATGAaaaagg GTGGAATAAGAAATTAAATTATGTTATTGCTGTAGCGAAAGATGGAACTTATGATGTCACCAAACGTTACACCAGGAAGTGGCATGAG GTCCTATCTCGACGTATCATGCTTACAGAGTCTTCTTTGTCATCAATACTCACTGTTATAACAAAAGAGTGCCGAAGAGGCTTTGCACCTCAGCAACTTTCAATGATTGAAGCCCGCGATAAGGAGGAAAACCAACAAATTGAGAGGAGTGTTCATACTGAAGATGATGAGTCACTCTCATTACCTGGAAGGAGAAGTGGGGATGAAGAATGGCGTAAATCCAGATTAGAAATGGGTTCTGATAAGGATGGTATATTGAGTACGTCTGCTTGCCCAGTGCGTTTGTGCATAGATGAGCATGTGACAAGAATTTATAATGGATTTCGCCCTGTCCTTCGTCAGTTTGTTGAGGAAGAACTAACAAAGTCTGAAGCTGTCAAAGTACTTGGGATTATTAAAGGAATTATCTTGGATATTTGTAATTCCCCTTTTAAAACAAGAAGGACCTCCATTGATTCAGTTCTAAAAGACCCAAAGTGGCAGAAACGTTTGCCATCTTTTGATGACCTACTTGAAGCTCTTTCACTGAAGAAACAGAATACAGATGGGAGGGTTGAAATCTGCTTGGCAGGTAACCCTGTCTTAACTTCTTTAGCACTGCCCGTTGTGCTAAATGCACTGGATGACATGATTTACAATCTTAACAAGTGTGATAGCTATGGGAAAGATTCAATTACCTTGCCCCTTCTTAAGTTAAACAGAATACACTCTGGTTCAGTCATTGCAAGTGCAGAAGAGTTGCCCTTTGGGATT GCAACGTCAGCATTTGATGGAACTTGGATATCAAAATGGGAAGAGCCAAACGGTGCAAGAG GTGGTTGGATTATGTATAAAACATCTGGTAACAAGATGTTTGAGCTTGCGGCATATGAGTTTATGTCAGCCAATGATGCACCAGAAAGAGATCCAATGGACTG GGTTCTTGAAGGGAGCAACGACAAGGGAATAAGCTGGCGAGTTTTGGATAACCATACCTCTCAGTTCTTTGAAGAGCGTTTCCAGCGGAGGACATTCTTGATCAACTCAGAAAGTTTTCCAGCCAATTTGTTCAG GTTTAGATTTTTGGCAGTCAGAGATGTTCATTCTAATTCCAGGCTACAACTTGGTAGCATTGACCTCTATGCAAAATCAATGTAA
- the LOC107645828 gene encoding peptide-N(4)-(N-acetyl-beta-glucosaminyl)asparagine amidase isoform X2, with protein MLQQFMAHGDPQEFEHRIRPYVKQVLMYEDAVRQEAARKTVPMEELEEKALVSLAKEGNFNPSKIERDHAFLLQLLFWFKKSFSWVNAPACQDCGNTTAGQGMTAPDPSETRFGASRVELYRCTHCSQLTRFPRYNDPIKLVETRKGRCGEWANCFTHYCRSFGYESRLIVDLTDHVWTECFSHFLGRWMHLDPCEGIYDKPLLYEKGWNKKLNYVIAVAKDGTYDVTKRYTRKWHEVLSRRIMLTESSLSSILTVITKECRRGFAPQQLSMIEARDKEENQQIERSVHTEDDESLSLPGRRSGDEEWRKSRLEMGSDKDGILSTSACPVRLCIDEHVTRIYNGFRPVLRQFVEEELTKSEAVKVLGIIKGIILDICNSPFKTRRTSIDSVLKDPKWQKRLPSFDDLLEALSLKKQNTDGRVEICLAGNPVLTSLALPVVLNALDDMIYNLNKCDSYGKDSITLPLLKLNRIHSGSVIASAEELPFGIATSAFDGTWISKWEEPNGARGGWIMYKTSGNKMFELAAYEFMSANDAPERDPMDWVLEGSNDKGISWRVLDNHTSQFFEERFQRRTFLINSESFPANLFRFRFLAVRDVHSNSRLQLGSIDLYAKSM; from the exons ATGTTGCAGCAGTTCATGGCTCATGGAGATCCTCAAGAATTTGAGCACCGAATACGCCCTTACGTTAAACAAGTTCTTATG TATGAGGATGCAGTGCGCCAGGAGGCTGCTCGGAAGACTGTTCCGATGGAAGAGCTTGAGGAGAAAGCCTTGGTCTCTTTGGCCAAG GAGGGTAATTTTAATCCTTCAAAAATAGAACGAGATCATGCTTTCCTGCTGCAGCTGCTTTTCTGGTTCAAGAAATCCTTCAG CTGGGTGAATGCACCAGCTTGTCAGGATTGTGGCAACACAACTGCGGGCCAGGGTATGACTGCTCCAGATCCTTCCGAAACTCGTTTTGGAGCTTCCCGGGTTGAACTTTACCG CTGCACTCATTGCTCCCAACTGACCCGATTTCCTCGGTACAATGATCCAATTAAG CTTGTGGAAACAAGAAAAGGTCGCTGTGGGGAATGGGCAAATTGCTTTACGCACTATTGTCGATCTTTTGGTTATGAGTCACGCTTG ATTGTGGACCTTACGGATCATGTTTGGACAGAGTGCTTCTCTCACTTTTTGGGAAG ATGGATGCATCTTGACCCATGTGAAGGAATCTATGACAAGCCATTGTTATATGAaaaagg GTGGAATAAGAAATTAAATTATGTTATTGCTGTAGCGAAAGATGGAACTTATGATGTCACCAAACGTTACACCAGGAAGTGGCATGAG GTCCTATCTCGACGTATCATGCTTACAGAGTCTTCTTTGTCATCAATACTCACTGTTATAACAAAAGAGTGCCGAAGAGGCTTTGCACCTCAGCAACTTTCAATGATTGAAGCCCGCGATAAGGAGGAAAACCAACAAATTGAGAGGAGTGTTCATACTGAAGATGATGAGTCACTCTCATTACCTGGAAGGAGAAGTGGGGATGAAGAATGGCGTAAATCCAGATTAGAAATGGGTTCTGATAAGGATGGTATATTGAGTACGTCTGCTTGCCCAGTGCGTTTGTGCATAGATGAGCATGTGACAAGAATTTATAATGGATTTCGCCCTGTCCTTCGTCAGTTTGTTGAGGAAGAACTAACAAAGTCTGAAGCTGTCAAAGTACTTGGGATTATTAAAGGAATTATCTTGGATATTTGTAATTCCCCTTTTAAAACAAGAAGGACCTCCATTGATTCAGTTCTAAAAGACCCAAAGTGGCAGAAACGTTTGCCATCTTTTGATGACCTACTTGAAGCTCTTTCACTGAAGAAACAGAATACAGATGGGAGGGTTGAAATCTGCTTGGCAGGTAACCCTGTCTTAACTTCTTTAGCACTGCCCGTTGTGCTAAATGCACTGGATGACATGATTTACAATCTTAACAAGTGTGATAGCTATGGGAAAGATTCAATTACCTTGCCCCTTCTTAAGTTAAACAGAATACACTCTGGTTCAGTCATTGCAAGTGCAGAAGAGTTGCCCTTTGGGATT GCAACGTCAGCATTTGATGGAACTTGGATATCAAAATGGGAAGAGCCAAACGGTGCAAGAG GTGGTTGGATTATGTATAAAACATCTGGTAACAAGATGTTTGAGCTTGCGGCATATGAGTTTATGTCAGCCAATGATGCACCAGAAAGAGATCCAATGGACTG GGTTCTTGAAGGGAGCAACGACAAGGGAATAAGCTGGCGAGTTTTGGATAACCATACCTCTCAGTTCTTTGAAGAGCGTTTCCAGCGGAGGACATTCTTGATCAACTCAGAAAGTTTTCCAGCCAATTTGTTCAG GTTTAGATTTTTGGCAGTCAGAGATGTTCATTCTAATTCCAGGCTACAACTTGGTAGCATTGACCTCTATGCAAAATCAATGTAA
- the LOC107646462 gene encoding putative B3 domain-containing protein At5g66980, with product MEDGLLVLKNGWKEFARDKCLEQADFLVFEYDGNSKFHVKIFSKSGCRKEAAISGKLNPVMISDDEDSDLQNSKRKHERGLKRKLSPITALKLNQKSHSKKGTTVRKSKRVKNGANGSNCESKASGLVKFVPLKDPHFVTPMSHWRMKKMEIPRRVTKELNISLKSGIMLRDENDKLWPVKIVTGDRGRCYFAKGWSSFWKAKSVEEGNLCDFKFVVGKENRAEELLVRVHSH from the exons ATGGAGGATGGATTATTGGTCCTCAAGAATGGATGGAAAGAGTTTGCTAGAGACAAGTGTTTGGAACAAGCTGATTTCTTGGTCTTTGAGTATGATGGCAACTCCAAGTTTCATGTGAAGATATTTTCCAAAAGTGGATGCAGAAAAGAAGCTGCAATTAGTGGGAAACTTAACCCCGTTATGATCTCGGATGATGAAGATTCTGATCTTCAGAATAGTAAAAGAAAGCATGAGCGTGGCCTTAAAAGGAAACTTTCACCAATCACGGCACTCAAATTAAACCAGAAATCTCACTCAAAAAAGG GAACTACTGTACGGAAATCCAAAAGAGTTAAGAATGGGGCAAATGGTAGCAACTGTGAGAGCAAGGCATCTGGTCTTGTGAAGTTCGTTCCCCTGAAGGACCCTCATTTTGTGACACCTATGTCACACTGGAGAATGAAGAAAatg GAAATTCCTAGAAGAGTAACAAAGGAATTGAACATCAGCCTAAAATCAGGGATTATGCTGCGAGACGAGAATGACAAGCTATGGCCAGTGAAGATCGTCACCGGGGATCGCGGACGCTGCTATTTCGCAAAAGGGTGGTCTAGTTTCTGGAAGGCTAAAAGTGTTGAAGAGGGCAACCTTTGTGATTTCAAGTTTGTTGTTGGCAAAGAGAATAGAGCTGAGGAACTGCTTGTGAGAGTACACTCACATTAA